A DNA window from Ostrea edulis chromosome 5, xbOstEdul1.1, whole genome shotgun sequence contains the following coding sequences:
- the LOC125649727 gene encoding neuronal acetylcholine receptor subunit alpha-10-like: MSRDLLLVVLHAILLSLLEIKVGCVGTNVTKTDEQRLLDALMTGYSKDTRPVYNASHPVKVSLGITLTQIFDVDEKNQVLTTNVWLDQEWKDEKLTWDTGEYNGLEMMRIPCRKLWLPDIVLYNSASDHNEKYMDALAMVSHDGTVFWPPIVKFRSSCLMDMTYFPFDDQMCKLKLGSWAYTGYQVDILNRSNTVDLSRFVENGEWELVKTAAVRNNVFYTCCVEPFPDVTITLHIRRRTIYYMYNVIIPSIMLSSLALLGFWINPDSGEKVTLGLTVLLALSVFMLLIAENTPATSFFIPLLGVYLITTMSFTSLSVICSVVVTNLHIRGYAHPVPNWLRSVLFVVSTALCVKPHHLKKNMWLNKASYWNRIPQSSTFGNHSATNGRVVHDLGEETGIPHDEVHQEGAAPCDRLLKDDNSQANHALLETLKCLMNKHEDDEREKNIHDEWKEVAMVIDRFLFVVFLLGMIGASLYILVALPLQKLRKIENP; encoded by the exons ATGTCACGTGACCTATTGCTCGTTGTTCTTCATGCTATTTTACTCTCGCTACTTGAGATCAAAG TAGGGTGTGTCGGCACCAATGTCACGAAAACGGACGAGCAGAGACTGTTGGACGCTCTGATGACCGGATATAGCAAAGATACTAGACCTGTATATAATGCGTCACATCCGGTTAAAGTCTCCTTGGGGATTACCCTTACACAAATCTTTGACGTG GATGAGAAGAACCAGGTATTGACAACCAATGTGTGGTTGGATCAG GAATGGAAAGACGAGAAGTTGACATGGGACACAGGAGAATACAATGGTTTAGAAATGATGAGAATCCCATGCCGAAAATTATGGCTTCCCGACATTGTTTTGTATAACAG CGCCAGTGACCACAATGAGAAATACATGGATGCTTTAGCTATGGTCAGTCATGACGGGACTGTATTTTGGCCGCCAATCGTAAAATTTCGGAGCTCTTGCCTAATGGATATGACCTACTTTCCGTTTGATGACCAAATGTGTAAACTGAAACTTGGATCCTGGGCTTACACAGGGTATCAAGTGGACATCCTCAATCGCTCCAATACGGTAGACTTGTCGAGATTCGTAGAAAACGGCGAGTGGGAGTTAGTAAAGACAGCGGCAGTTCGGAATAATGTTTTCTACACGTGTTGCGTGGAACCATTCCCTGACGTGACAATAACTTTACACATACGTCGGAGAAcgatttactacatgtacaacgtCATCATCCCCTCCATCATGTTGTCTAGCCTGGCCCTGCTGGGGTTCTGGATTAACCCCGACTCCGGGGAGAAGGTCACGCTGGGCCTCACGGTGTTGTTAGCGCTCTCCGTCTTCATGTTGCTGATCGCGGAAAATACGCCAGCCACGTCATTCTTCATACCTTTACTGG GAGTTTACCTCATAACGACGATGTCTTTTACATCTCTGTCCGTCATTTGCTCCGTCGTTGTGACTAATCTTCACATCAGAGGCTACGCCCACCCTGTTCCAAACTGGCTGCGCAGCGTCCTGTTCGTAGTGTCCACAGCGTTATGTGTAAAACCTCaccatttaaagaaaaatatgtgGCTTAATAAAGCGTCGTATTGGAACCGAATTCCACAGTCTTCCACGTTTGGAAATCACTCCGCGACAAACGGTCGGGTTGTGCACGATCTGGGAGAGGAGACAGGCATTCCCCACGACGAAGTACATCAGGAAGGTGCTGCCCCTTGCGACAGGTTATTGAAGGACGACAACTCACAAGCAAATCACGCCTTACTAGAAACCCTTAAGTGCCTCATGAACAAACACGAAGATGACGAACGTGAGAAAAATATCCACGATGAATGGAAGGAAGTGGCAATGGTTATTGATCGCTTCCTGTTTGTGGTTTTTCTGTTGGGAATGATCGGCGCATCTCTGTACATTCTTGTTGCCTTGCCATTACAAAAGTTACGGAAGATAGAGAATCCTTGA